One genomic segment of Aquipluma nitroreducens includes these proteins:
- a CDS encoding ArnT family glycosyltransferase, translating to MNRYITNNALRYAMYFIAVLPLFIFRDFTPDNELRYLSIADEALRNGNIFTFTNHGLIYADKPPLYLWIVMLGKYLFGHHSMLFLSIFSFVPTLVVVYIMDKWVGNLLTESERLAGQLMLMTSGFFIGTAIILRMDMLMCMFIVLALYTFFRIYSGQGKPRDSILFPIYVFMAIFTKGPIGLIVPLFSILVFLLLKKEIKTIGRYWGWKTLTILLALCGAWFAGVYSEGGSSYLNNLLFNQTVNRAVNSFHHKAPFYYYFIAFVYSLAPWSLLIAGVLISGIKRKLVSNDLERFFLTIGLTTFVTLSLFSSKLAVYMLPAFPFFVYLSVIWLAKLGPQKWMFILVGIPACLLCLAFPATLIFPHFVDLNGFHLSAIVIFSGVVLSASGILALKYLRGSHLNRGIITLSAGILLAVFVASFALPKNNAMLGLKILCDQAKTTAKEKGGVNYYYCEMTKGDNLDVYLGKPLEMLEIKDLYEPNKIQTPAILFTWQKAIERNDSIQVFLKGKKIHQTGSYYYVEIEH from the coding sequence GTGAACCGATATATAACCAATAATGCCTTGAGGTATGCAATGTATTTCATTGCTGTTTTGCCTCTTTTCATCTTCCGCGATTTCACTCCGGACAATGAACTAAGGTACCTCAGTATTGCCGACGAAGCGTTGCGGAATGGCAACATCTTCACATTTACCAACCACGGGTTGATTTATGCAGATAAGCCCCCTCTTTACCTTTGGATTGTGATGCTGGGCAAATATCTTTTTGGACATCACAGCATGCTATTTCTGAGTATTTTCTCATTTGTTCCCACATTGGTGGTGGTTTATATTATGGACAAATGGGTAGGAAATCTTCTGACGGAAAGCGAACGCCTAGCCGGCCAACTGATGCTTATGACCAGCGGATTTTTTATCGGTACTGCAATTATACTCCGGATGGATATGTTAATGTGTATGTTCATCGTCCTGGCTCTTTATACCTTTTTCAGAATTTATAGCGGACAAGGGAAACCGCGCGATTCAATCCTTTTCCCAATATATGTTTTCATGGCCATTTTCACCAAAGGACCAATAGGCCTGATCGTTCCATTATTTTCAATCCTCGTTTTTCTTCTCCTGAAAAAAGAAATTAAAACCATTGGCAGATATTGGGGGTGGAAAACGCTGACCATATTACTGGCACTTTGCGGTGCTTGGTTTGCAGGTGTTTATTCTGAAGGAGGAAGCTCATACCTGAACAACTTGCTTTTTAATCAAACAGTGAACCGTGCGGTAAATTCGTTTCACCACAAGGCACCATTTTACTACTATTTTATTGCTTTTGTCTATTCGTTAGCTCCCTGGTCGCTTCTGATTGCAGGAGTTCTGATTTCGGGAATAAAACGGAAATTAGTGTCAAACGACCTGGAGCGTTTCTTTCTGACCATCGGGTTAACAACTTTTGTAACCCTCTCGCTTTTCAGTTCCAAACTGGCTGTTTACATGCTTCCGGCTTTCCCGTTCTTTGTTTATCTGTCGGTTATTTGGCTTGCAAAACTTGGTCCGCAAAAATGGATGTTCATCCTGGTCGGCATCCCGGCATGTTTACTTTGTTTGGCTTTCCCCGCAACACTTATTTTTCCACATTTCGTTGATTTAAATGGCTTTCACCTGTCAGCAATTGTTATTTTTTCAGGAGTTGTTTTATCGGCTTCAGGAATACTTGCCCTGAAATATTTACGCGGGAGCCACTTAAACCGCGGAATAATTACCCTGAGCGCAGGAATATTGCTGGCTGTATTTGTCGCTTCGTTTGCCTTACCAAAGAATAATGCCATGCTCGGCCTTAAAATCTTGTGCGATCAGGCAAAAACTACTGCCAAAGAAAAAGGAGGGGTAAACTACTATTATTGTGAAATGACCAAGGGCGATAACCTGGATGTGTACCTCGGAAAACCACTTGAAATGCTTGAAATAAAAGACCTGTACGAACCCAATAAAATTCAGACTCCGGCAATTCTGTTTACCTGGCAAAAGGCAATCGAAAGAAATGACTCTATCCAGGTATTCCTAAAAGGGAAAAAGATCCACCAGACCGGAAGTTACTACTACGTGGAAATAGAACATTAG
- a CDS encoding NAD-dependent epimerase/dehydratase family protein: MKILITGAAGFIGFHAVKHFAENGDRVVGIDNINNYYNVDLKYDRLKETGICKALIKNHKAVQSVNYPNYRFFKADLLDKAFIDELFEREHFDVVCNLAAQAGVRYSIENPYAYIDTNIVGFLNILEACRFHPVQHLVYASSSSVYGLNKKVPYSEDDRVDAPASLYAASKKSNELMAHAYSQLYHIPSTGVRFFTVYGPWGRPDMAPFIFMDSIVNQKPINVFNHGNLSRDFTYIDDIVKGLSSIIGHAPSGETPYEIYNVGNGKPVKLFDFIAAIENETGQKAIKRMLEMQDGDVLQTFADTRKLEHDLNYKPGTSIQDGINQLYSWYLFYTKRFEKVCFNR, from the coding sequence ATGAAAATTTTAATTACAGGCGCAGCAGGCTTTATCGGATTTCATGCCGTGAAACATTTTGCAGAAAATGGAGACCGTGTTGTTGGAATTGACAACATTAACAATTACTACAATGTAGACCTAAAATATGACCGACTGAAAGAAACGGGCATCTGCAAGGCTCTGATCAAAAACCATAAAGCGGTGCAAAGTGTAAATTATCCGAATTACCGGTTTTTCAAAGCCGATCTTTTGGATAAAGCATTCATCGACGAACTTTTCGAGCGCGAGCATTTTGATGTGGTTTGCAACCTCGCAGCCCAGGCCGGAGTACGATATTCAATCGAAAATCCGTATGCCTACATCGATACCAATATTGTTGGGTTTCTGAATATTCTGGAAGCCTGCCGGTTTCATCCGGTGCAACACCTGGTTTATGCCAGTTCGAGCAGCGTTTACGGCCTGAATAAAAAGGTTCCTTACAGCGAAGACGATCGGGTTGACGCGCCTGCGAGTCTTTATGCCGCCAGCAAAAAGTCGAATGAATTGATGGCTCACGCATACAGTCAATTGTATCACATTCCTTCGACCGGGGTTCGTTTCTTCACCGTTTATGGTCCATGGGGACGACCCGATATGGCTCCATTTATTTTCATGGATTCGATTGTCAACCAAAAACCAATAAATGTATTCAATCACGGGAATCTCTCACGCGATTTCACTTACATCGATGATATTGTTAAAGGACTGAGTTCCATTATCGGCCACGCCCCTTCCGGAGAAACACCTTACGAAATTTACAATGTCGGTAATGGAAAACCAGTAAAACTGTTCGATTTTATTGCGGCAATTGAAAATGAGACTGGCCAGAAAGCCATAAAACGAATGCTCGAAATGCAGGATGGGGACGTCCTTCAGACCTTTGCCGACACTCGAAAACTTGAGCATGATTTAAATTACAAACCAGGAACGTCTATTCAGGATGGAATAAACCAGTTGTACAGCTGGTATTTGTTCTATACAAAGCGCTTCGAAAAGGTATGTTTCAATCGCTGA
- a CDS encoding glycosyltransferase family 39 protein, whose amino-acid sequence MYKYMNHTASVFLKKAVANKKTYWLIAILLIFTILKLFVATHIELNSEEAQYWTWSKHLQLSYYSKPPMIAYLNWFSTSIFGNTVFGIRINAVIIGLLISVVSYLLSFELFKNQNAAILAALVTNIFPFLLDSSVFFTTDSPLLLFWLCAMLFYWKALETNKLKWWLLFGISLGLGALAKYAMLLIIIPLLLFTWKHQREILKSRSFYLSILIGLAIFSPVIYWNINQNGIGLLHLTHLAGAGNHSHSVNQMVTNMLVFTLGQIAILLPFYQYQKIYRKFRQKTLTRQEAFLILPVIITFLIFLIVSANRESEAYINWAMFAYMGMPILFSHYALTDHRLKFNLRIILVMAAAFFLFIGLTSPKNTVAPLGKHNPANKLIGWSQLAAKVDNIKGTLPPEGYYVFSSNYHITSELWFYQKGQSETYLLNLNSRMTQFDLWPGIEQFKNSDKTGIFVDQLKISPEVKASFRSILQEDSCIVYSQNSKIDTYYIYLLKGMKDFHKQNSSY is encoded by the coding sequence ATGTATAAGTACATGAACCATACAGCTTCAGTATTTCTGAAAAAAGCTGTTGCAAACAAAAAAACATACTGGTTGATCGCAATTCTTTTGATCTTTACGATCCTCAAACTGTTTGTTGCGACTCATATTGAATTGAACTCGGAAGAGGCTCAATATTGGACATGGAGCAAACATTTGCAACTCTCCTATTATTCCAAGCCTCCAATGATTGCTTACCTGAACTGGTTTTCAACTTCGATTTTTGGCAATACCGTATTTGGAATACGAATAAATGCAGTAATTATCGGACTGTTGATTTCTGTTGTCAGTTATTTGCTTTCATTTGAGCTATTTAAAAATCAAAATGCGGCTATTCTTGCTGCTTTAGTCACAAATATTTTCCCCTTTCTTCTCGATAGTTCTGTCTTTTTTACTACCGATTCGCCATTGCTTTTGTTTTGGCTTTGTGCCATGTTATTCTATTGGAAAGCTTTAGAAACCAACAAATTGAAATGGTGGTTGCTCTTTGGTATCAGCCTCGGATTGGGAGCTCTTGCAAAATACGCTATGCTCTTGATTATTATTCCTCTTTTGTTGTTCACCTGGAAGCACCAGCGGGAGATTTTAAAATCGCGAAGTTTTTATCTCTCGATCCTCATCGGTCTGGCAATCTTTTCCCCGGTTATTTATTGGAACATCAATCAAAACGGAATTGGTCTGTTGCACTTGACCCACCTGGCCGGAGCAGGCAACCACTCCCATTCGGTTAATCAAATGGTCACGAACATGCTGGTGTTTACCCTCGGACAGATTGCGATTTTGTTGCCCTTTTACCAATATCAGAAAATATACCGGAAATTCAGGCAAAAAACCTTGACTAGGCAGGAAGCGTTTTTAATCCTTCCGGTGATTATTACCTTTTTAATCTTTCTAATTGTTTCGGCCAACCGGGAATCGGAGGCATATATTAACTGGGCCATGTTTGCCTACATGGGTATGCCCATCCTTTTTTCGCATTACGCTTTAACCGATCACCGGCTAAAGTTCAACCTGCGCATCATTCTCGTGATGGCGGCTGCCTTTTTCTTGTTCATTGGTTTGACTTCGCCTAAAAATACAGTTGCACCGCTTGGAAAGCACAACCCGGCAAATAAACTGATCGGTTGGTCGCAACTGGCAGCAAAAGTCGATAACATAAAAGGAACCTTACCACCTGAAGGCTATTATGTATTTTCTTCAAATTACCACATCACATCCGAGCTTTGGTTTTATCAAAAAGGCCAGTCTGAAACATACTTACTTAACCTGAATTCGCGCATGACTCAGTTTGACCTATGGCCCGGAATTGAGCAATTCAAGAACTCTGATAAAACAGGAATATTTGTAGACCAACTAAAAATTAGCCCGGAAGTTAAGGCAAGTTTTAGATCAATCCTACAGGAAGACTCCTGCATTGTTTATAGCCAGAACAGCAAGATTGATACCTATTATATATATCTTTTGAAAGGAATGAAAGATTTTCACAAACAAAATTCATCCTATTAA
- a CDS encoding patatin-like phospholipase family protein: MLKKFIQVSILSILGFCLFLTYPFTGHAQENTEKTGRPKVALVFSGGGAKGFAHIGVLKVLEEEGIPIDMIVGTSMGGLVGGIYSLGYNSSELETLVKSLNWETVLNDDVQRAFLSKNDQLLKQRYIFSLPITKDKRLSLPQGLIKGQNVINIFCGLAGNVPSDADFSKLPIPFACVATDLETGDEVIIKDGFLPTAMFSSMAIPLAFQPVSHNGRLLVDGGIVNNFPTDVAKKMGADIIIGVDIRGDFRDQMNLKSINGVLSQLVNFFDKSKDSINKSLCNIIIKPDVSGYSVSSFNNQAVDTLILRGEKATRNFRTELRQLKTKYDLEPRQISRALVQTKRWHINKLTFTGNFHLEQEFLQKTLNMEIPGDYSSSEIKTAIDKLYGLGGFDRIFYNLIDTGNGETLNFNISTQEVFTQNVGFKANTTDAAAIMVNTTRKNYKNVFGLLSASVELSVNPGIILVAESNRKNVPTLGINLKGKYQNYNVFDKGKKAFEANILYSSGAFYVYQPFMKQFHLGLGFQEEYYHGDIFSKNNTSLTISNQIDQFLTSAYSYLSFDNMDDYYFPTRGSDSYAEFSMITDWKNSNKLSPILLYKTRNVIPLSPKTALLIDLYGRSLFNSDYPPTKTTMIGGEPYSQYFNYHLPFVGLSAVSFADRYVNIGLIGLRFNFANSQYLSILFNAMVQGNESLGLTNVSTTYGGGLKYALKTFLGPLDVTLGYSGSTRKPSFSANFGYWF, translated from the coding sequence ATGCTTAAGAAATTTATCCAAGTGTCAATCCTGAGCATTCTGGGGTTTTGTTTATTCTTGACTTACCCATTTACAGGCCATGCACAGGAAAATACGGAAAAAACAGGTCGACCGAAAGTAGCATTAGTCTTTAGTGGAGGCGGGGCAAAAGGGTTTGCTCATATTGGCGTACTGAAAGTTTTAGAAGAAGAAGGTATTCCAATTGATATGATCGTTGGAACCAGCATGGGCGGTTTGGTTGGCGGCATATACTCACTTGGGTACAATTCTTCAGAGCTTGAGACTTTAGTCAAGTCCTTAAACTGGGAAACAGTTCTTAATGACGATGTACAAAGAGCTTTTCTTTCGAAAAATGATCAACTTCTGAAACAACGGTACATTTTTTCACTTCCCATCACCAAAGACAAAAGACTCAGCCTGCCGCAAGGATTAATCAAAGGACAGAATGTTATAAATATATTTTGTGGCCTAGCCGGAAATGTTCCTTCTGATGCCGACTTTTCGAAATTACCAATACCCTTTGCCTGTGTAGCCACTGACCTTGAAACCGGGGACGAAGTGATTATTAAAGACGGCTTTTTACCAACTGCCATGTTTTCCAGTATGGCTATTCCACTTGCTTTTCAACCGGTCAGCCACAATGGTCGTCTTTTGGTCGATGGCGGTATTGTTAATAATTTCCCGACCGACGTTGCTAAGAAAATGGGCGCCGATATTATTATTGGGGTCGATATCCGAGGCGATTTTCGTGATCAGATGAATCTGAAATCGATTAATGGCGTACTGAGCCAATTGGTCAATTTTTTTGATAAATCGAAAGATTCAATTAACAAAAGCCTATGCAACATCATTATCAAGCCTGATGTAAGCGGATATTCAGTTTCAAGCTTCAACAACCAAGCCGTTGATACCCTGATTTTGAGAGGTGAAAAAGCTACTCGTAATTTCAGAACTGAACTCAGGCAACTTAAAACGAAATACGATCTTGAACCGAGGCAAATCTCAAGAGCTCTTGTTCAGACCAAAAGATGGCACATTAACAAGCTAACTTTTACAGGTAATTTTCATCTCGAACAAGAATTCCTCCAAAAAACACTCAACATGGAGATTCCCGGAGATTATTCTTCGTCAGAAATTAAAACGGCCATCGATAAATTATACGGATTGGGCGGCTTCGACCGGATTTTCTACAATTTGATTGATACCGGAAATGGAGAAACCCTGAACTTCAATATCTCGACACAGGAAGTCTTCACTCAAAACGTTGGTTTTAAAGCCAACACGACAGATGCCGCAGCCATCATGGTTAACACAACACGAAAGAATTATAAAAATGTCTTTGGATTATTGTCGGCCAGCGTAGAATTATCGGTTAACCCGGGAATAATTCTGGTTGCTGAATCAAATCGAAAAAATGTTCCAACTTTGGGAATCAACTTAAAGGGCAAATATCAAAATTACAATGTGTTCGACAAAGGTAAAAAGGCTTTTGAGGCCAATATTCTCTATTCTTCAGGAGCATTTTACGTGTACCAACCGTTTATGAAACAGTTTCACCTGGGACTTGGATTTCAGGAAGAATATTACCACGGCGACATTTTCAGTAAGAACAATACTTCGTTGACTATTAGCAACCAAATAGATCAATTCCTTACCAGCGCCTATTCGTACCTGTCGTTTGACAACATGGACGATTACTATTTCCCGACAAGAGGCTCAGATTCGTATGCCGAATTTTCGATGATAACCGATTGGAAAAATTCAAACAAACTGAGTCCGATACTGCTATACAAAACTCGTAATGTAATACCACTATCGCCAAAAACAGCATTACTTATCGATCTTTATGGACGTAGCTTATTCAATTCCGATTATCCTCCAACAAAGACAACCATGATTGGAGGTGAGCCCTACTCACAATATTTCAATTACCATCTGCCGTTTGTCGGACTTTCTGCAGTAAGTTTTGCCGATCGGTATGTAAACATTGGATTAATCGGCCTCCGGTTTAATTTTGCTAATTCTCAGTATTTATCGATTCTTTTTAACGCGATGGTGCAAGGCAACGAATCGTTGGGGTTAACGAATGTGAGTACAACTTATGGAGGAGGATTAAAATACGCTTTAAAAACATTTCTGGGTCCGCTGGATGTTACCTTGGGATATTCGGGATCAACCAGGAAACCCAGCTTTTCGGCAAACTTTGGGTACTGGTTCTGA
- a CDS encoding DUF58 domain-containing protein encodes MNNLLDIQQFQQFDNLEFISKEVVEGFITGLHRSPFHGFSVEFAEHRLYNTGESTKHLDWKLFARTDRLFVKQYEEETNLRCQIVIDTSSSMLFPYEKGKPSKINKLAFSVYSAAAIIYLLRKQRDAVGLSLFSDEVEFHSEARLSSVHIDLLYNQLGSLLRQEQSQLQKTTNTVDALHMIAENIHKRSLVILFSDLIAQENTDELFEALQHLKYNKHEVLLFHVTDHRQEKEFDFRNQPYRFVDLETGEHLRFSPHDLKKNYEQAMSDYFEEMRVRCGQYHIDLAEADINEDFKHVLYAYLLKRKRLY; translated from the coding sequence TTGAACAATCTACTCGACATACAACAGTTTCAGCAATTCGATAACCTTGAGTTTATTTCGAAAGAGGTAGTCGAAGGTTTTATCACCGGATTGCACCGAAGCCCGTTTCATGGCTTTTCGGTCGAATTTGCTGAACATCGATTGTACAACACCGGAGAATCGACCAAACATCTCGACTGGAAACTGTTTGCTCGTACCGATCGTTTGTTTGTGAAACAATACGAAGAAGAAACCAACCTTCGCTGCCAGATTGTAATCGACACTTCATCGTCGATGCTTTTTCCATACGAAAAAGGGAAGCCTTCGAAAATCAACAAACTGGCTTTTTCGGTTTACTCGGCTGCTGCCATCATTTATTTGCTCCGGAAACAGCGCGATGCCGTTGGACTTTCGCTATTTTCCGACGAAGTTGAGTTTCATTCCGAAGCCCGATTGTCATCGGTGCATATCGATTTGCTGTACAATCAACTGGGTAGTTTGTTGCGTCAGGAGCAGTCTCAATTGCAGAAAACGACCAACACGGTGGATGCTTTGCACATGATTGCCGAAAACATACACAAGCGCTCACTGGTCATTTTGTTCAGCGATTTAATCGCTCAGGAAAATACTGACGAGTTGTTTGAAGCCCTTCAACACCTGAAATACAACAAGCACGAAGTGTTGCTTTTTCATGTAACCGATCACCGTCAGGAAAAAGAATTCGATTTCAGGAACCAGCCCTACCGCTTTGTTGATCTCGAAACGGGCGAACACCTTCGTTTTTCGCCTCACGACCTGAAGAAAAATTACGAGCAGGCCATGTCAGACTACTTCGAAGAAATGCGGGTGCGTTGCGGACAATACCACATTGATCTGGCTGAAGCCGACATCAACGAAGATTTTAAGCATGTGCTTTACGCCTATTTGCTGAAGAGAAAGCGGTTGTATTGA
- the trxA gene encoding thioredoxin, which yields MALEINDANFEELVLQSDKPVLVDFWAEWCGPCRMVAPVVQEISEDYAGRLVVGKVDVDSNPGIASKFGIRNIPTILFFKDGVVVDKHVGAAPKSTLSTKVDGIL from the coding sequence ATGGCTTTAGAAATTAATGATGCAAACTTTGAAGAATTGGTTCTTCAGTCGGATAAGCCGGTTTTGGTCGATTTTTGGGCTGAATGGTGCGGCCCATGTCGTATGGTGGCTCCTGTAGTTCAGGAAATTTCAGAAGATTACGCCGGACGATTAGTCGTTGGAAAAGTTGATGTAGACAGCAATCCCGGAATCGCTTCCAAATTTGGAATCCGCAACATCCCAACCATACTGTTTTTTAAAGATGGTGTAGTTGTTGACAAACACGTAGGTGCTGCTCCAAAATCAACACTTTCTACTAAAGTTGACGGGATACTTTAA